The window GATTTTCGCTGCTGTCCCAAAACGCCCATCAGCACCGGGGCCAATATCATCATCAGCTTGGTTGACTGTCCCATCGACAACCCGCTCGCTGCGCTAACACCATGTTCAACGCGTTCTTTCTTGTTACCCAGAATGTGATCCAAGATCGCGCCGCCGGCGGTCGTTTTGGATGTCACACCAGCGTTCTGAGTTGCATCGTCCGATCCAAACAAACCACTCAGATGATCCAGCAACGAACCATCGTGATCACGCTCCAACGCATGATGCAATTGAGCGGTTTGGGAGGGATCGTCGGCTTGGCGAGTCACTGCGCCGAGCAACGTTGGCAATGCCGCGCTGACCGCATTCCGAACCGTATCCTCATCCGCACCAAGCGATCGGCTCAGGCTTGAGATACGTTCGGGCGTCATTTGACGACCGACTTGTTCCAACAACTCAGACATGGATGAATCCTAAAGACGGGGTCTTCAAAAAGAAGTGATGAGGTGTGAACGATTGTATCTTTCACCCGACCAACATGGCACCCGCCGCGATCGTCAACTGTGTTCGCATCGATCAAGCGATGCGAACTTCACCGCACTCTTGAACGATCCCACGAACGATCGTTCGCAGTTTGGGTTCGGCGGCATTTGCCGTCGCAATGATCTCAGACACATCGGCCGGCTTCAGTGCATCTGGTAAGCACATGTCAGTGATCACGCTCAATCCAACGACTTTCAATCCCGCGTGCACGGCGACGATGGTTTCGGGCACTGTACTCATTCCAACAACATCTGCCCCGATCTGCCGCAGGTAGCGATATTCAGCGCGAGTTTCCAAACATGGTCCCGCGACCGCGACGAAGACACCTTTGTGAGGATAAATTTCGTTGCGACGAGCGATGGCCAACGTCTTGTCGATCCATTGTTGATCGTAGGGTTCGCACATATCCGGGAAACGTGGTCCCAAGCGATCGTCGTTGATGCCGATCAACGGATTGCCGCCCATCAAGTTGATCTGGTCCTCGATCACCATGATGTCGCCGTTGGCGAAGTAAGGATTCAGTCCCCCACAAGCGTTGCTGACGATCAACAATTCGGCGCCCATCGCTTTGAATACACGCACGGGCAGCGTGATGTCTTTCAGATCGTAACCTTCATAAAAGTGGAAACGACCTTCCATCGCCAACACCGGCACGCCGCCCATCCGGCCAATGATCAATCGTCCCGCGTGGCTGGTCGCGGTCGACTTCAGAAAGTGTGGAACCTCGGAATAGTCCAGCGTTGCTTCGACCTCGATGTCCTCAACCAACCCGCCCAATCCCGTGCCCAAAATAATGCCGACACGTGGCGTGTCGCGAGTGTGACGACGGATTTCTGTGCAGGCTTCGTCAATTTTGTCGTACAGATCGAGCATGGATCAGGTCGTGTTGGAGTGGCACCGATGATGGAAACTGCCGAACGTTGTATGTTACCAACCGCTTGGAATCCACTCGTCTGCTCGCAACACGATTCGTCGCATGTCCTCATCTTCTCCTTCTCAGACATCTGCCACGCCTTCTCCCGACGTGTTCGAGAAACTGGCCACGTTCTATTTGGGCCGCCAGTACGACATTGCGGGCGGCAAAGCTCTCGACGACTTGCTGCTCTACGACGCGAAAGATTTGTGCACCCACGCGATGTGCGTGGGCATGACCGGCAGCGGAAAAACCGGGCTGTGTTTGTCGTTGCTCGAAGAAGCCGCGATCGATGGAATCCCGGCGATCTGCATCGACCCCAAGGGTGACCTGGCGAACCTGATGTTGGCGTTTCCCGACATGAAGCCCGACGATTTTAAGCCTTGGTTGGAACAGGGCGAAGCGTCTCGCAAAGGCATGACGTTGGAGGAGTACGCCGCCAAGACCGCGAAGACATGGAAAAATGGCTTGGCCTCTTGGGGACAGTCACCGGAGCGAGTTGCCAAGTTCAAAGCCGCCGCCGACGTCGCGATCTACACACCGGGCAGCAACACCGGGATTCCGCTGACCGTCCTGAAGAGTTTTGACGCTCCGCCACCGGAGGTCTTGTCCAACACCGACGCGATGCGAGAACGAGTCACCGGTGCCGCGTCGGGATTGCTGACATTGCTCGGGATGGAAGCCGATCCGTTGCTTTCACGCGAACACATTCTGATCAGTTCCATCTTGGATCATTGCTGGAGAGACGGACGCAGCGTCACGATTGGTGACTTGATTGGCTTGATCTCCGCACCACCGATCACTCGCGTCGGCGTGCTCGACCTGGACACCTTCATGCCGCCGAGCGAACGAGCCAAGCTGGCGATGACGCTCAACAACTTGTTGGCCTCTCCCGCCTTCTCGTCGTGGCTGGAAGGCGAGTCACTTTCGATCCCCGATTTGCTGTACACGAAAGAAGGCAAACCCAAACTATCAATCCTTTCGATTGCACACTTGGGTGATCAAGAACGCATGTTCTTCGTCACGATCTTGCTCAACGAGATCGTCTCCTGGATGCGAACGCAAAGCGGTACCAGCTCTCTCCGCGCGATGCTGTACATGGACGAGGTGGCTGGCTACTTCCCACCGGTTGCCAACCCACCATCCAAACCACCGATGCTAACGCTGCTCAAACAAGCCCGCGCGTTTGGACTGGGCGTCACGCTCGCGACCCAAAACCCGGTCGACCTCGACTACAAAGGCTTGTCGAACATTGGCACTTGGTTCCTTGGCCGCTTGCAAACCGAACGCGACAAGGCTCGTGTGCTGGATGGGCTAGAAGGTGCCGCCGCTCAAACGGGCAAACCGTTCAACAAGGCCGAGATGGAACAACTCCTCGCCTCGTTGGGCAGTCGCGTTTTCCTGATGAACAATGTGCACGACGATGGACCGACCGTGTTCCAAACGCGTTGGGCGATGTCGTTCCTGGCCGGTCCGTTGGCCCGCGATCAAATCTCCGCACTGATGGCGGATCGCAAAGCGGAACTCGCGGCCGAACAAGCCGGCGAGCACGAATCGGTCTCGAGCGAAGTCTCCTCCCCCAGTCGCCCCGTGTTGCCGACCGGAGTGGGTGAAGCATTCTTGGTCCCCACTCGTTATCCCGGTGGCGACGGCCGACGAGTTTACCGGGCCGCATTGTTGGGCGAAGGTTCCATGCACTTCGTCCGCAGCAGTGCTGGCGTGGACGAATGGGTCGACGCTCGACGAGTTTTGCGTTGCGGAAAAGGAGTCCCCGAAGGCGTGTGGGAATCCAGCGAAGCGTTGGACGTTGACGCCGAATGGGTGTCCGACCCCGAGGAGGGTTTCGACTTCACCGATTTGCCCGACGACCTTCGCGGAGCCAGCAAACTGAAGTCGATCCAAAAGCAATTGAAGGACTACCTCTACCGACATCATCCGATGGAGCTTTTCAAAAGCCCCGCGCTGGGTGAATACGCTCCGGCGGGTGCCAGCGAAGTCGAAGCTCGACTGCATTTCCAACAAGCTGCACGTGAAGAACGCGATTTGCAGACGGAAAAGCTGCGTGACAAATACGGTTCGAAGATGAAGACGCTCGAAGGCAAGATGCGAACGGCAGAGGAACGAATCGCTCGCGAAGAAGACCAATACGAATCCGCCAAGATGTCCTCGTTGCTGTCCTTTGGCACCTCGTTGATCGGCGCGTTCATGGGACGCAAAATTGCCAGTCGAACGAACGTTTCCAAGATGTCGACGGCGGCTCGAGGTGCGTCACGAGCCGCCCAGCAACGCGGCGATGTCAAACGAGCCGAAGCGGCACTCGAGCAACTGCACATCGACATGCAAGAGCTCGAAGACGAACTGCGTCACGAAATCGATCAGCTCGGACAGGAGTTCGACATCGAAAACCTGGAGCTCGAAACAGTGACCATCCCGCCGCGAAAAAGCGACCTGAAGATTGGCAGCCCAGTCATCCTATGGACGCCCTGGCAAGTCGACTCCACCGGCGAAGCGACCGCGTTGTTCTAGGAACATCGCCGACCTGACCGTGAGATCCGTAGCTGGATTCGCCAGAATTCAGACTCACCTGAAGAGCTTGTTCCGTTTCGCAAGCCGGCGTTTGCAACAACAAGTTCACCCTCGAAAACGCAGAGGTCCTGCCATTGCAATTCACCCTCCCTTTGGGAGGGTCGAGCGAAGCGAGGGGAGGGCCGAGCATAGGATCGAGCACTTACGCATTCACGGCGGAGACCGCCGTGCTACAGGATTTGCTTGATCGGCAAAACGACAGGAATTGCTTGATCAGCAATGATCGAAGCCTGCGATGGCTGCCGAAACAGCCTACTGATCAGTGACCGTAGTGGATATGAAAGCCGTTGCTACGACCATGGCGTGGCGGCCCGTGGTAGACGGGACGAGCACGATAAACCGGTGCTGGCTGCACGTACACGCGAGGCGCGGGCACATAAACCGGTGTTTCCACCACCGTGGGTGCTTGCACGACGACCTGGTCACCAACGGGAGCGTTCTGCATTGCCGAAATCACCACTTCGCTTACGCCTTGTTGGTGCAGCGAGATGATGTCCGACACGACGGGACGCCGCTGAACACCGCGGGATGCAATTTGATTCA of the Rhodopirellula baltica SH 1 genome contains:
- a CDS encoding DUF937 domain-containing protein, producing the protein MSELLEQVGRQMTPERISSLSRSLGADEDTVRNAVSAALPTLLGAVTRQADDPSQTAQLHHALERDHDGSLLDHLSGLFGSDDATQNAGVTSKTTAGGAILDHILGNKKERVEHGVSAASGLSMGQSTKLMMILAPVLMGVLGQQRKSKGLSPDGLGEMLRQEKASVQQSADGGSMLGRMFDQDGDGDFDMMDVVKFGMGRFFGRK
- a CDS encoding purine-nucleoside phosphorylase, whose amino-acid sequence is MLDLYDKIDEACTEIRRHTRDTPRVGIILGTGLGGLVEDIEVEATLDYSEVPHFLKSTATSHAGRLIIGRMGGVPVLAMEGRFHFYEGYDLKDITLPVRVFKAMGAELLIVSNACGGLNPYFANGDIMVIEDQINLMGGNPLIGINDDRLGPRFPDMCEPYDQQWIDKTLAIARRNEIYPHKGVFVAVAGPCLETRAEYRYLRQIGADVVGMSTVPETIVAVHAGLKVVGLSVITDMCLPDALKPADVSEIIATANAAEPKLRTIVRGIVQECGEVRIA
- a CDS encoding ATP-binding protein, coding for MSSSSPSQTSATPSPDVFEKLATFYLGRQYDIAGGKALDDLLLYDAKDLCTHAMCVGMTGSGKTGLCLSLLEEAAIDGIPAICIDPKGDLANLMLAFPDMKPDDFKPWLEQGEASRKGMTLEEYAAKTAKTWKNGLASWGQSPERVAKFKAAADVAIYTPGSNTGIPLTVLKSFDAPPPEVLSNTDAMRERVTGAASGLLTLLGMEADPLLSREHILISSILDHCWRDGRSVTIGDLIGLISAPPITRVGVLDLDTFMPPSERAKLAMTLNNLLASPAFSSWLEGESLSIPDLLYTKEGKPKLSILSIAHLGDQERMFFVTILLNEIVSWMRTQSGTSSLRAMLYMDEVAGYFPPVANPPSKPPMLTLLKQARAFGLGVTLATQNPVDLDYKGLSNIGTWFLGRLQTERDKARVLDGLEGAAAQTGKPFNKAEMEQLLASLGSRVFLMNNVHDDGPTVFQTRWAMSFLAGPLARDQISALMADRKAELAAEQAGEHESVSSEVSSPSRPVLPTGVGEAFLVPTRYPGGDGRRVYRAALLGEGSMHFVRSSAGVDEWVDARRVLRCGKGVPEGVWESSEALDVDAEWVSDPEEGFDFTDLPDDLRGASKLKSIQKQLKDYLYRHHPMELFKSPALGEYAPAGASEVEARLHFQQAAREERDLQTEKLRDKYGSKMKTLEGKMRTAEERIAREEDQYESAKMSSLLSFGTSLIGAFMGRKIASRTNVSKMSTAARGASRAAQQRGDVKRAEAALEQLHIDMQELEDELRHEIDQLGQEFDIENLELETVTIPPRKSDLKIGSPVILWTPWQVDSTGEATALF